In Labilibaculum sp. DW002, one DNA window encodes the following:
- a CDS encoding alpha/beta hydrolase encodes MANVIIEIHGLGNKPPKNLLERWWERAMIEGLKSNNYKANLPKYEMVYWADILHDQPLNQFEKNEDSPYYLDEIYVRRPKLFVRENHDTRKKVVNFVNRQLNKFLLNEDFSLNYSFITDVILGNYFQDLQTYYQEESESNEESANKIKESIRLRLLKVLEKYKGDDIMLIAHSMGSIIAFDVLSFLANHIQIHTFVTIGSPLGLPIVVSKFADEQRVRNNGGTLIATPPNVKSWYNFADILDKVALNYELGDDFKENRFGVKPIDYLVENNYQINKISNPHKSYGYLRTPEFAQVLNNFILSERLTLKQKFNRKAIVFVKRTKLKVSIQRRKVQTWFRKRR; translated from the coding sequence ATGGCAAATGTGATTATTGAAATTCATGGTTTAGGAAACAAACCTCCAAAGAACTTACTGGAACGGTGGTGGGAGCGTGCTATGATTGAAGGTTTAAAAAGCAACAATTACAAAGCAAACTTACCGAAGTATGAAATGGTTTATTGGGCAGATATTCTTCACGATCAGCCACTAAATCAGTTCGAAAAAAATGAGGACAGTCCTTACTATTTAGATGAAATTTATGTGAGACGACCAAAGCTATTCGTGAGGGAAAATCATGATACAAGAAAGAAGGTTGTGAATTTTGTGAATAGACAGTTGAATAAGTTCCTTTTGAATGAAGACTTTAGCTTGAATTATTCTTTTATTACGGATGTCATATTAGGAAACTATTTTCAGGATCTCCAGACTTATTATCAGGAGGAGAGTGAATCAAATGAAGAATCAGCTAACAAAATTAAAGAATCGATTCGACTGCGATTATTAAAGGTTTTGGAAAAGTACAAAGGGGACGATATCATGTTGATTGCTCATTCAATGGGCTCAATTATTGCTTTCGATGTACTTAGTTTTTTAGCTAATCATATTCAAATTCATACTTTTGTTACGATAGGTTCTCCACTAGGATTGCCTATAGTTGTTAGTAAATTTGCAGATGAGCAACGTGTTCGTAATAACGGAGGTACATTGATTGCAACTCCACCCAATGTAAAAAGCTGGTATAATTTTGCTGATATTCTGGATAAGGTTGCCCTTAATTATGAATTAGGTGATGATTTTAAGGAGAATAGATTTGGTGTAAAGCCAATTGATTACCTAGTTGAGAATAACTATCAAATCAATAAAATTTCAAACCCTCATAAGTCGTATGGTTATTTGCGAACACCTGAATTTGCACAAGTGTTAAATAACTTTATTCTTTCGGAAAGATTAACACTAAAACAGAAATTTAATCGGAAAGCAATTGTTTTTGTAAAGAGAACTAAACTTAAAGTATCTATTCAAAGAAGAAAAGTGCAAACTTGGTTCCGTAAGAGAAGGTGA
- a CDS encoding CDP-alcohol phosphatidyltransferase family protein, with amino-acid sequence MSEAKGFVKHIPNTITCLNLFCGCSAALMAMEGYLVWASFLVILAAVFDFMDGLAARVLKAYSPMGKELDSLADMVSFGFVPGVIALAYLKGAILGSASANFVPAELSYSQLAILLSAFIIPIFSALRLAKFNVDTRQTTSFIGVNTPMNAMFWASFALIFHFGDYPKIEALANNPTVLIIAIIVTSLLLVSEIPMFALKVKSLAWKENKIRYLFLISLLVLAILLKWLVVPLIIFVYLFFSIIDNLISKK; translated from the coding sequence ATGTCAGAAGCTAAAGGATTCGTTAAACACATTCCAAATACAATTACTTGTTTAAATTTATTTTGTGGTTGCTCAGCCGCATTAATGGCCATGGAAGGATATCTTGTTTGGGCATCTTTCCTAGTTATATTAGCCGCAGTTTTTGATTTTATGGATGGATTAGCTGCTCGAGTTTTAAAGGCGTATTCTCCTATGGGAAAAGAACTAGATTCATTAGCTGATATGGTTAGCTTCGGTTTTGTTCCAGGCGTAATTGCCTTAGCTTATTTAAAAGGAGCAATTCTTGGAAGTGCTTCCGCAAATTTTGTTCCTGCCGAACTTAGCTACTCACAATTGGCTATTTTATTGTCGGCCTTTATCATTCCGATCTTTTCAGCCTTACGATTGGCAAAATTTAATGTAGACACAAGACAAACCACATCCTTTATAGGAGTTAATACCCCTATGAATGCAATGTTTTGGGCTTCATTCGCTCTAATCTTTCATTTTGGAGATTATCCAAAAATTGAAGCATTGGCTAACAATCCTACCGTTTTAATTATTGCAATAATTGTGACCTCTCTTTTACTAGTTTCAGAAATCCCGATGTTTGCTTTAAAAGTGAAAAGCTTAGCATGGAAAGAAAATAAAATCCGTTACCTATTTTTAATAAGCTTATTGGTACTTGCCATTCTTTTAAAATGGTTAGTGGTTCCTTTGATTATTTTCGTTTATCTATTCTTTTCTATAATTGACAACCTAATCAGTAAAAAATAA
- a CDS encoding PorV/PorQ family protein, protein MKKKFLSRIIVSLICLCLTSNLFGQTSAPKYSNEFLSVGVGARAFAMGNVAVASQKGVESAYWNPASLVDLKKKYELSAMHAEYFAGMAAYDYVGLGIKLDEKSTLALSIIRYGVDDIPNTLELIDKDGNIRYDLVTTFSASDYAFLFSYAKKTKIEGLSIGGNVKLIYRHTGDFASAYGFGIDAAVKYKRGKWQMGALLRDASSTFNAWVFKTDNLEEVFNTTGNEIPTNSTELTLPRLILAVSREFPISDKFSLLAEFDADLTFDGKRNVLVQADPISIDPHMGFEASFKNLIYLRAGVSNFQEETDFDQSTSWTFQPNLGLGINYKNFRLDYALTDIGDQSVAKYSNVFSLSYSFK, encoded by the coding sequence ATGAAAAAGAAATTTTTATCACGAATAATAGTCAGTTTAATCTGTTTGTGCCTTACCAGTAATTTGTTTGGCCAAACATCAGCACCAAAATATAGTAATGAATTTCTTTCCGTAGGTGTAGGAGCAAGAGCTTTCGCAATGGGAAATGTGGCTGTAGCTTCTCAAAAAGGTGTTGAATCAGCTTACTGGAATCCCGCTAGCCTTGTCGATTTAAAGAAAAAATATGAACTATCAGCCATGCATGCTGAATACTTTGCTGGTATGGCAGCTTACGACTATGTAGGGCTGGGAATAAAATTGGATGAGAAAAGTACTTTGGCTTTAAGTATCATTCGATATGGGGTTGATGATATTCCCAATACGCTGGAGTTAATCGATAAGGATGGAAATATTCGATACGATTTAGTTACTACATTTTCAGCATCAGATTATGCCTTTTTATTTTCCTATGCTAAGAAAACTAAGATTGAAGGTTTGTCTATTGGAGGTAACGTCAAGTTGATTTATCGCCATACAGGTGATTTTGCATCGGCCTATGGTTTTGGAATTGATGCTGCGGTAAAATATAAGAGAGGAAAATGGCAAATGGGAGCATTACTGCGTGATGCCAGTTCGACTTTTAATGCCTGGGTATTTAAAACTGATAATTTGGAGGAGGTTTTCAATACGACAGGAAATGAGATTCCTACAAATTCTACAGAATTGACTTTGCCAAGACTGATTTTAGCTGTTAGTAGAGAATTCCCGATATCAGATAAATTTTCTTTGTTAGCGGAATTTGATGCTGATTTAACATTCGATGGAAAACGAAATGTATTGGTGCAGGCTGATCCAATTAGTATCGATCCTCACATGGGATTTGAAGCTTCTTTTAAAAATCTGATTTACCTGCGTGCAGGCGTAAGTAACTTTCAGGAGGAAACAGATTTCGATCAAAGTACGAGTTGGACCTTTCAGCCAAACTTAGGCTTAGGAATCAATTACAAAAACTTTCGTTTAGATTATGCATTAACTGATATTGGAGACCAATCCGTGGCAAAATATTCTAATGTATTTTCATTGTCTTACTCTTTTAAATAG
- a CDS encoding CPBP family intramembrane glutamic endopeptidase: MAYPSIKQGWGILGLLILVTICYAMPLGIIGMFYPDIQQRPFHLLNYSIPIVILIFITRSWWKKNPKNDSKIQFKGFPLAILPVVLIMTISLVVIHSEIASWVPMPDWLVDVFKEFLQPNIWGFITIVIAAPILEEILLREIVLNGLLRNYSPWKAIIWSSVFFGVIHLNPWQFVTAMIAGMVIGYLYWKTKSLWLCILIHAVNNGIAFYLTVKYSEVTNFFRAI, translated from the coding sequence ATGGCTTACCCTAGTATAAAACAAGGTTGGGGAATATTGGGTTTACTTATATTGGTAACAATATGTTATGCAATGCCACTTGGCATAATTGGTATGTTTTATCCTGATATTCAGCAGAGGCCATTTCATCTTCTAAACTATTCAATTCCGATAGTTATTCTGATTTTTATTACTCGTTCTTGGTGGAAGAAAAATCCTAAAAATGATAGCAAAATTCAATTTAAAGGATTTCCATTAGCCATTTTGCCTGTTGTTCTAATTATGACGATCAGCTTAGTAGTTATTCATTCAGAAATTGCAAGTTGGGTACCAATGCCAGATTGGCTTGTTGATGTGTTTAAAGAATTTTTACAGCCTAATATATGGGGTTTTATCACGATTGTAATTGCGGCTCCTATTTTGGAAGAAATTTTATTGCGCGAAATTGTTTTGAATGGATTGTTGCGAAACTATTCTCCATGGAAGGCTATTATTTGGTCATCAGTATTTTTTGGTGTGATACATTTAAATCCTTGGCAATTTGTAACGGCAATGATCGCAGGTATGGTAATAGGATATTTGTATTGGAAAACTAAATCTCTTTGGTTGTGTATTTTAATACATGCAGTTAACAATGGTATTGCTTTTTATTTGACAGTTAAATATAGCGAAGTAACGAATTTTTTTAGAGCTATTTAA
- a CDS encoding phosphatidate cytidylyltransferase, which yields MGNFIKRTFSGAIFVVILISGICFHPIGFLAVFLGISLMGTYEFYKLIRKTEASPQITLGLISAGLLFLSCYASAHLNIKSVFLLFTFSLVLLPIIEMYRKKEKPFTNIAFTIMGLCYVALPFSLLNYLAFPFNELQFHYEIVLGVFVMIWANDTGAYIVGVNFGKNRLFERISPKKSWEGSIGGAIVTLLIAWAISQFFMDLNLIQWLITGVIVVIFGSLGDLVESLFKRSINIKDSGTILPGHGGILDRFDAILLVSPVVFIFLQIIQEFWK from the coding sequence GTGGGGAACTTTATCAAGAGAACATTTTCAGGAGCCATATTTGTAGTCATTTTAATTTCAGGAATTTGTTTCCATCCAATTGGTTTTCTGGCTGTTTTTCTTGGAATTTCACTAATGGGGACTTATGAATTTTACAAATTGATTCGCAAAACGGAAGCTTCTCCACAAATTACATTAGGATTAATTTCGGCAGGATTACTATTTCTCTCTTGTTATGCTAGCGCTCATCTCAATATCAAAAGTGTTTTTTTACTATTCACCTTTAGTCTAGTATTACTTCCGATTATTGAAATGTATCGAAAAAAAGAGAAACCTTTTACCAATATTGCATTTACAATTATGGGTTTATGCTATGTGGCTCTTCCCTTTTCTCTTCTCAACTACTTAGCTTTTCCTTTTAACGAACTACAATTTCACTATGAAATCGTTTTGGGCGTATTTGTAATGATATGGGCAAATGATACCGGAGCATATATAGTTGGTGTTAATTTTGGTAAAAACAGATTGTTTGAAAGAATTTCACCAAAAAAATCTTGGGAAGGAAGCATAGGAGGTGCAATTGTTACTTTGCTAATAGCATGGGCTATTTCACAATTCTTTATGGATTTAAATCTAATTCAATGGTTAATCACTGGAGTTATTGTTGTAATATTTGGTTCTCTAGGTGATTTAGTTGAGTCTTTATTCAAAAGAAGTATTAACATTAAAGATTCAGGCACCATTCTTCCTGGACATGGCGGTATACTTGATCGTTTTGATGCAATCTTATTGGTATCTCCAGTAGTTTTTATCTTTTTACAAATCATTCAAGAGTTCTGGAAGTAA
- a CDS encoding DUF2752 domain-containing protein, with translation MEISFIPRWILKLLGIDEFIRYDVSVLVSNLLIVIVFFSFGNKLLELLSYLPHFCLFDRVFGFECPACGVTRAFCEFGDGKIGSGIQQNYAAILVGVFVVIQIPIRLIIILKQDTKIILQKISRIGSSIILALILLNWIRTLFLT, from the coding sequence ATGGAAATATCATTTATCCCTAGATGGATACTTAAATTATTAGGTATAGATGAATTTATACGTTACGATGTAAGTGTATTAGTTAGTAATTTATTGATCGTAATTGTTTTTTTTAGTTTCGGGAATAAATTATTAGAACTTCTCTCATACTTACCACATTTTTGTTTATTCGATAGAGTATTTGGATTTGAATGCCCTGCATGCGGAGTAACACGTGCGTTTTGTGAATTTGGTGATGGTAAAATAGGTAGTGGTATTCAGCAAAATTATGCGGCCATACTTGTTGGAGTCTTTGTTGTTATTCAAATACCTATTCGATTAATTATTATTCTTAAACAAGATACTAAAATAATACTTCAAAAAATTTCAAGAATTGGTAGTAGCATAATTCTTGCTCTCATATTATTAAACTGGATTAGAACTTTATTTTTAACTTAA
- a CDS encoding SDR family oxidoreductase, with product MDLHIKDQLFVVCGATSGFGNAVLNNLIGDGAKVIAIARGQEQLDKLIQAHPNSIEVLCGDITLSETIQLLLDKIGNRKLSGAFINAGGPPAMKTLETKLDDWDNAYHQLLRWKVELTQALVPLMMKEKYGRMVFLESASVKQPIDNLVLSTSLRLSVVGFIKTLSQEIAESGVTLNIVGPGYHETPAINRLLDKKAEQENISSEEAKNKIASGIKMKRMGNPEDLGQLATWLLAPSSGYITGQTISVDGGQILGIHG from the coding sequence ATGGATTTACATATTAAAGATCAACTTTTTGTGGTTTGCGGTGCCACTTCTGGATTCGGAAATGCCGTATTAAACAACCTTATTGGCGATGGAGCAAAGGTAATTGCAATAGCACGTGGGCAAGAACAATTGGATAAGTTAATACAAGCTCACCCAAACTCTATAGAAGTCCTATGCGGTGATATTACCCTATCGGAAACCATTCAACTGTTATTGGATAAAATAGGCAACAGAAAGCTATCTGGAGCATTTATAAATGCAGGTGGTCCGCCGGCAATGAAAACCCTTGAAACAAAATTAGACGATTGGGACAACGCTTATCATCAGCTCTTGCGTTGGAAAGTGGAATTGACTCAAGCATTGGTTCCATTAATGATGAAAGAAAAGTATGGACGAATGGTTTTTCTAGAAAGTGCTTCGGTTAAACAACCTATTGACAATTTGGTATTAAGTACCTCGCTAAGACTTTCAGTAGTAGGTTTTATTAAAACGCTTTCACAGGAAATAGCTGAATCGGGTGTTACGCTTAACATTGTTGGCCCAGGATATCACGAAACACCTGCAATTAATCGATTGTTGGATAAAAAAGCCGAACAAGAAAATATTAGTTCAGAAGAAGCTAAGAATAAAATTGCTTCTGGAATTAAAATGAAACGAATGGGAAACCCAGAAGATTTAGGACAGTTAGCAACTTGGTTGCTCGCTCCGTCCTCTGGTTATATAACGGGACAAACCATTAGTGTAGATGGTGGGCAAATTTTAGGAATTCATGGATAA